Proteins found in one Bremerella volcania genomic segment:
- a CDS encoding PilN domain-containing protein, which yields MAEKRNNKKIDNRHVLALQIGHTKVRAVLYQLREGRPIACESLEEAWQEGGIKIATEEGMQGLRRALRSLLANVPRTVDKAYVALSGEFCVTRVVSDTNDNVSHEVREIESRSRLYLSLGHGPKVVAGSIVQQDPRHQHATVSVVHRQTIEAILDVAKSAGLSVIAVEPTVISLCRLMGAMGLDREAPSLLVCPGQSGVEIAVSFQGQLYLDYRPAGITRQEEIAEILVHHLERLQRYCRRHARVLKNSIASVYLTGEQYRAESIREQLGDRLNMPVQILETIAAESELTPLLRSVPISHYPAAGMGLLAIREYATPGPNLMERLKSDHEEHLLRRAAKVLGPIAAVMLCAVIAWGYLIEQRWHVQQLESQAAELDPIHRESLLLRGAMRRGRETLNVHQQIGRQLRQPDVAEWVHALGSKVPQNIWLTSISLDNEGDLTIEGNTTTEASIYTYSEEIGHLPFVNRATVDGAIPSATKAGPAIKFTIHCDIDAWENLEGKNDDSV from the coding sequence ATGGCAGAAAAACGCAACAACAAGAAAATCGACAACCGCCACGTGCTGGCCCTGCAGATTGGTCACACGAAGGTTCGCGCCGTTCTCTATCAATTACGAGAAGGGAGGCCCATCGCTTGCGAGTCGCTTGAAGAAGCGTGGCAAGAAGGTGGAATCAAGATTGCGACCGAAGAGGGCATGCAAGGCCTGCGGAGAGCGCTACGATCGTTGCTTGCCAACGTTCCGCGTACCGTCGACAAAGCCTATGTCGCCCTCTCTGGTGAATTCTGCGTTACCCGAGTGGTGAGTGACACCAACGACAACGTCTCGCACGAAGTACGTGAAATCGAATCGCGCAGCCGCCTTTATCTTTCATTGGGGCACGGTCCAAAGGTTGTTGCCGGGAGCATTGTGCAGCAAGACCCTCGCCATCAACACGCAACGGTCTCGGTGGTTCACCGGCAGACGATCGAGGCGATTCTCGATGTGGCCAAGTCCGCAGGGCTTTCGGTGATCGCGGTTGAGCCAACGGTTATTTCCCTCTGCCGCCTGATGGGGGCGATGGGGCTAGACCGGGAAGCCCCCTCGCTTCTGGTTTGTCCCGGTCAGTCTGGCGTGGAAATCGCTGTCTCGTTTCAGGGCCAGCTTTACCTCGATTACCGGCCCGCAGGGATTACTCGGCAAGAGGAGATCGCAGAGATTCTCGTTCATCATCTCGAGCGTCTGCAACGTTATTGTCGACGCCATGCTCGAGTTCTGAAAAACTCGATTGCTTCGGTCTACTTGACCGGCGAGCAGTATCGAGCGGAGTCGATTCGTGAGCAACTCGGCGATCGCTTGAACATGCCGGTTCAGATTCTGGAAACCATCGCCGCGGAAAGTGAACTGACACCTCTGCTGAGAAGTGTCCCCATTTCACACTATCCAGCCGCAGGCATGGGGTTATTGGCCATTCGCGAGTACGCCACCCCAGGCCCCAACCTGATGGAGCGGCTCAAGTCGGACCACGAAGAGCACTTGCTGCGGCGGGCCGCGAAAGTCCTAGGACCCATCGCGGCGGTGATGTTGTGTGCAGTGATCGCGTGGGGGTACTTGATTGAACAACGCTGGCACGTGCAACAGTTGGAGAGTCAAGCGGCCGAATTGGATCCCATCCACCGCGAGTCTCTGTTGTTACGCGGTGCCATGAGGCGAGGCCGTGAGACGCTAAACGTTCACCAGCAGATTGGTCGCCAACTACGGCAGCCCGATGTCGCTGAGTGGGTGCATGCACTGGGAAGCAAGGTGCCCCAAAACATATGGCTTACCAGTATTTCATTGGACAACGAAGGTGACCTGACGATCGAAGGAAACACCACGACGGAAGCGAGTATTTACACGTATTCCGAAGAGATCGGCCACCTTCCCTTCGTCAATCGAGCAACGGTGGACGGAGCCATCCCCAGCGCAACCAAGGCCGGACCGGCTATCAAGTTTACGATTCACTGCGATATTGACGCCTGGGAAAACTTGGAGGGAAAGAACGATGATAGCGTTTAA
- a CDS encoding PilW family protein: MARKTRTIRRGFSLLELLVAVTLLVSAVTAVSVLLRVNYDTWRQYQTDNLRHEAAVGVLRHMVRQVRQCEEITAISSAGDHSGSLSALKSDGSTVVWDHTGTNVYYGTTTANQLLGNHITGLTLVGYEADGTTTTTVASDVHCVRITVSYTLPDRATASRTLTAYAWIRAF, encoded by the coding sequence ATGGCACGTAAGACACGTACAATTCGACGCGGCTTTAGCCTGCTGGAACTGCTGGTGGCGGTGACCCTTTTGGTGTCCGCGGTAACCGCAGTCTCGGTGCTGTTGCGTGTGAATTACGATACCTGGCGGCAATATCAGACAGACAACCTGCGGCACGAAGCGGCCGTTGGAGTCTTGCGACATATGGTACGCCAGGTTCGGCAATGCGAAGAGATCACGGCGATTAGTTCAGCCGGCGATCATTCCGGTTCGCTGTCGGCGTTGAAGTCGGATGGCTCAACGGTTGTTTGGGATCACACCGGAACCAACGTTTACTACGGCACGACTACGGCAAATCAGTTGCTGGGAAACCATATCACCGGCTTGACGCTGGTTGGCTATGAAGCGGACGGCACCACCACAACAACGGTTGCCAGCGACGTGCACTGCGTACGAATCACCGTGAGTTATACGCTTCCGGACCGAGCAACGGCCAGTCGTACCCTGACGGCGTATGCCTGGATTCGAGCCTTTTAA
- a CDS encoding type IV pilus modification PilV family protein yields the protein MKKSNNAYSLLEVVIATFLMGLAIIPAMNFMTSAIHAGQELETWNQMNLLAVSKLEEQLSIAAADFLEGSDSGTFADPGLEGIRYTATRSTSAANGGIADQLMVLTVTVWDDENGNSAVDSGEPQVSYATKLASMTLYQDGT from the coding sequence ATGAAGAAGTCGAACAACGCCTACAGCCTGTTGGAAGTGGTTATCGCCACATTCCTGATGGGATTAGCGATCATTCCCGCGATGAACTTCATGACGTCGGCCATTCATGCGGGCCAGGAATTGGAGACATGGAACCAGATGAATCTGCTAGCGGTGAGCAAGCTGGAAGAACAGCTATCGATCGCGGCGGCAGATTTTCTGGAAGGATCGGATAGCGGGACGTTTGCCGATCCTGGTTTGGAAGGAATTCGTTACACCGCCACGCGATCGACTTCGGCCGCCAATGGAGGCATTGCCGATCAGCTCATGGTACTGACGGTAACGGTTTGGGACGACGAAAACGGAAACTCGGCAGTCGACAGTGGCGAGCCTCAGGTCTCGTATGCGACCAAGCTGGCCAGTATGACGCTTTATCAAGATGGCACGTAA
- a CDS encoding pilus assembly FimT family protein — translation MTCLDASRSDRAATKLRSLARRHQGFSLLELLAVVIILGLLAAIGAARLAPGIQGNVARGTDSFRTLMALRQARASAIATGDDHRLRMLTTSGVITGFQIERVGGSTTIVEGPHAFSGETTILQTGSHATFNFQGEATVTPVLTFAGPDRTDRITVVSATGWGLLEEL, via the coding sequence ATGACCTGTCTTGATGCATCTCGAAGTGACCGCGCTGCTACCAAGTTGCGGTCACTGGCACGTCGGCATCAAGGTTTCAGTCTGTTGGAACTCTTGGCCGTGGTCATCATTCTCGGACTGTTGGCAGCCATTGGCGCAGCTCGGTTGGCTCCTGGAATTCAAGGAAACGTCGCCAGGGGAACGGATTCCTTTCGCACGTTGATGGCTTTGCGACAAGCCCGTGCTTCGGCCATCGCGACCGGCGACGATCATCGCCTCCGCATGCTCACCACTAGTGGTGTCATTACTGGCTTTCAAATCGAACGTGTGGGCGGATCGACCACGATTGTCGAAGGTCCTCATGCGTTCTCAGGTGAAACGACCATTTTGCAGACCGGCAGCCATGCGACCTTCAACTTCCAAGGGGAAGCCACCGTGACGCCGGTGCTGACGTTCGCCGGCCCTGATCGAACCGACCGCATTACCGTGGTCTCCGCGACCGGTTGGGGGTTGTTGGAAGAACTATAA
- a CDS encoding competence type IV pilus major pilin ComGC has translation MYQSKLNRKRRGFSLLELLAVVVILGIIAAIVVPRVSTSSALAKQRVNEHNIATLNAAVERYYVNEGSWPSALTDLGTDYLPDGVPAVPTDNSLTYTLDGTTHRVSAL, from the coding sequence ATGTACCAATCCAAGTTGAATCGTAAGCGTCGTGGGTTCTCCCTGCTAGAACTGTTGGCTGTGGTCGTCATTCTGGGCATCATCGCAGCGATTGTTGTTCCCCGCGTGAGCACCTCGAGTGCGTTGGCAAAACAACGCGTCAACGAGCATAACATTGCGACGCTCAATGCAGCTGTTGAACGCTACTACGTGAACGAAGGTAGCTGGCCATCGGCATTGACCGACTTGGGAACGGACTACTTGCCTGATGGCGTTCCTGCCGTTCCTACCGATAACTCCTTGACCTACACGCTCGACGGCACGACGCATCGCGTTAGCGCACTGTAG
- a CDS encoding type II secretion system F family protein, which translates to MKATTVRSGTASSGIGGFFHWLHSIQLTPGRRRKGVSPRRLGEVFSHLATLLENGVTLPKAILTIANESTMRWGRSLLMSLHTAIERGDSFSKALASQEGVFDEILIQQIRIGERSGNVPQVLRRISDKLETDNDLRGRIMKKLSYPAIVTLAGSGVCTFMILFILPVFEETYRKSKIPLPLPTQVLVNVGHFATSYGWIILLAVIGLAIVIRQLRKKQAFAISMDRRMLRLPLVGPWLVDMAMLQFMDALGTMLESGFHLADALAQCQGTVSNRAVDQAIGSLGKAVRRGERLSREMDRHQHLFPPVVSQLVIVGEQTGNLGPASRQIRDHLKKDVERKTDNFVRVVEPITTIMMALLVGGILLAIYMPMFGMLDLVEK; encoded by the coding sequence ATGAAAGCAACCACAGTTCGATCAGGCACAGCAAGCTCAGGAATTGGCGGCTTTTTTCACTGGCTGCATTCGATTCAGTTGACGCCGGGGCGTCGACGTAAGGGGGTTTCGCCGCGCCGTCTGGGTGAGGTGTTCTCGCACCTGGCAACGCTGCTGGAAAACGGCGTCACGCTGCCCAAGGCAATCTTGACGATCGCCAACGAATCGACGATGCGTTGGGGACGAAGCTTGCTGATGTCGCTGCATACGGCCATTGAACGCGGCGACAGCTTTTCCAAAGCACTAGCGAGCCAAGAGGGTGTCTTCGACGAAATCCTCATTCAACAGATTCGCATCGGCGAACGTTCTGGCAACGTGCCGCAGGTACTTCGCCGAATCTCGGACAAGTTGGAAACCGATAACGACCTTCGCGGTCGCATCATGAAAAAGCTCAGCTATCCGGCGATCGTTACGCTCGCTGGCAGTGGCGTTTGTACTTTCATGATCTTGTTCATCCTGCCAGTCTTCGAGGAGACCTATCGCAAGTCAAAGATTCCGCTCCCATTGCCGACGCAGGTGCTGGTGAATGTCGGACACTTCGCCACATCGTACGGATGGATCATTCTGCTGGCCGTCATTGGCCTGGCGATTGTTATCCGCCAGTTGCGGAAGAAGCAAGCCTTTGCGATCTCCATGGACCGGAGGATGCTTCGCTTGCCGCTAGTAGGACCTTGGCTGGTGGACATGGCCATGCTTCAGTTTATGGATGCCCTGGGAACGATGCTGGAAAGTGGATTTCACCTGGCCGATGCATTGGCTCAATGCCAGGGAACGGTCAGCAATCGAGCCGTCGATCAGGCCATCGGATCGCTGGGTAAGGCAGTGCGTCGCGGAGAACGGCTAAGTCGCGAAATGGATCGCCATCAACACCTGTTTCCTCCGGTGGTCAGCCAACTTGTTATCGTCGGCGAACAGACAGGCAACCTTGGGCCGGCAAGTCGTCAAATTCGCGACCACCTGAAGAAGGATGTCGAACGCAAGACGGACAACTTCGTTCGCGTCGTCGAGCCGATCACAACCATTATGATGGCTTTGCTGGTGGGAGGGATTTTACTTGCGATTTATATGCCAATGTTTGGAATGTTAGATCTTGTCGAAAAGTAA